A DNA window from Maribellus comscasis contains the following coding sequences:
- a CDS encoding CTP synthase — MADTRYIFVTGGVTSSLGKGILAASLAKLLQSRGYNVTIQKLDPYINVDPGTLNPYEHGECFVTEDGAETDLDLGHYERFLNTPTSQANNVTTGRIYQSVISKERRGDYLGKTVQIIPHITDEIKRRIKILGSKGKYDIVITEIGGTVGDIESLPYVESVRQLKWELGSKALVIHLTLVPYLAATGELKTKPTQHSVKVLLEAGVQPDVLVLRTEHDIDNSIREKVALFCNVALEAVVQSVNVPTIYDVPLKMLEEKLDLTVLKKLDLPINEDINLSAWNNFLVQLKNPTQTIEIGLVGKYVELHDAYKSIAESLVHAGAVNRCKVNINWIHSETLKQNNYIKKLSHLNGVIVAPGFGHRGMKGKILAAKFAREKNVPYLGICLGMQVAVIEFAQNVLKLSEADSSEMNPKTPYPVIDLMEHQKGITDYGGTMRLGAYECRIIKKDSNVCKAYNKLTVFERHRHRYEFNDTFKEQYIKAGMIPVGVNPDTDLVEIMEIPKHKWFVGVQFHPEYRSTVLNPHPLFVDFIKNSLVEDNKNG, encoded by the coding sequence TTGGCTGATACAAGATACATATTCGTGACAGGTGGTGTTACATCGTCGCTTGGTAAAGGTATTTTAGCTGCTTCGCTGGCTAAATTGCTGCAATCGCGTGGCTACAATGTCACAATTCAAAAACTGGATCCATATATTAATGTTGATCCCGGGACTTTAAATCCGTATGAACATGGTGAATGTTTTGTTACCGAGGATGGCGCTGAGACCGACCTGGATTTGGGACACTACGAACGTTTCCTGAATACACCAACATCTCAGGCAAACAACGTAACTACCGGAAGAATATATCAGTCAGTAATAAGTAAAGAAAGGCGGGGTGATTATTTGGGGAAAACGGTTCAGATTATTCCCCATATAACCGATGAGATCAAAAGAAGAATTAAAATTCTTGGTTCAAAGGGAAAATACGATATTGTAATTACTGAAATTGGTGGTACAGTTGGTGATATCGAGTCGCTTCCCTACGTCGAATCTGTTCGTCAGTTAAAATGGGAATTAGGATCAAAAGCATTGGTAATTCATCTTACTTTGGTTCCCTATCTGGCTGCAACAGGAGAGCTCAAAACAAAACCAACTCAACACTCTGTAAAAGTTTTGCTTGAAGCAGGGGTTCAACCCGACGTACTTGTATTAAGAACGGAGCATGATATCGACAATTCAATTCGGGAAAAAGTTGCATTGTTTTGTAATGTTGCTCTTGAGGCTGTGGTTCAGTCGGTTAATGTCCCAACCATTTATGATGTTCCTTTAAAAATGTTGGAAGAGAAACTGGATCTGACAGTTCTTAAAAAACTCGATTTGCCAATAAACGAAGATATTAATCTTTCTGCCTGGAATAATTTTTTGGTTCAGCTTAAAAATCCAACGCAGACCATTGAGATTGGTTTGGTCGGCAAATATGTTGAATTACATGATGCATATAAATCGATTGCAGAATCGTTGGTTCATGCTGGTGCTGTTAACCGCTGTAAAGTAAATATTAACTGGATTCACTCTGAGACCTTAAAACAAAACAATTACATTAAAAAACTTTCTCACCTCAATGGCGTTATTGTCGCTCCGGGTTTTGGGCACAGAGGAATGAAAGGAAAAATTTTAGCCGCCAAATTTGCGCGGGAGAAAAACGTTCCTTACCTCGGAATTTGTCTTGGAATGCAGGTTGCTGTTATTGAATTTGCTCAAAACGTTCTGAAACTGAGTGAAGCGGATTCGTCTGAAATGAACCCGAAAACTCCCTATCCGGTGATTGACTTAATGGAACACCAAAAAGGAATTACTGATTACGGCGGAACGATGCGTTTGGGAGCTTATGAGTGCAGGATAATCAAAAAAGACTCAAATGTTTGTAAAGCGTATAACAAATTGACTGTTTTTGAAAGACATCGTCACCGTTACGAATTTAATGACACATTCAAAGAACAATATATAAAAGCGGGAATGATTCCTGTAGGGGTGAACCCGGATACAGATTTGGTGGAAATAATGGAGATACCCAAACATAAATGGTTTGTTGGGGTGCAATTCCATCCGGAATACCGGAGTACAGTTCTGAATCCTCATCCTTTATTTGTAGATTTTATAAAAAATTCTTTAGTAGAAGACAATAAAAATGGATAA